The Eurosta solidaginis isolate ZX-2024a chromosome 4, ASM4086904v1, whole genome shotgun sequence genome includes a window with the following:
- the LOC137250949 gene encoding protein transport protein Sec24C-like encodes MPNPISVIIENKNSAGGAFITNEQGLLPPLVTTKYVVEDQGNSSPRYVRSSLYCIPATADLLKTTALSIKLTVSPMARTVEGEYEPPIVNFGELGAIRCNRCKAQ; translated from the exons atgccaaatccgataagcgttatcattgaaaataaaaatagcgctggtggtgcttttattactaatgaacagggtttattaccaccattggtgaccacaaaatatgtggtagaagatcagggtaactcgtcgccacgttacgttag gtcgtctttgtattgcatacctgcaacagctgatttattaaaaacaacagctttgtccattaaacttaccgtctcaccaatggcacgcacggttgagggtgaatatgagccacccattgtaaattttggtgaattgggtgcaattagatgcaatcgttgcaaggctcaatag